In one window of Candidatus Sulfuricurvum sp. RIFRC-1 DNA:
- the carA gene encoding glutamine-hydrolyzing carbamoyl-phosphate synthase small subunit: MRDVWIYLENGTYLSAKSFGADTTAVGEIVFNTSMSGYQEIITDPSYAGQFVTFTMPEIGNVGVNSEDMESSRAHCKGIIVRQYQRDYSSFRAEEALHTFLEKHGIIGITDIDTRYITKMLRSEGAMMMIASTKVSDKDELKKMLESSPRIEEINYIEEVSTKTAYTHRNGIYDPFNFRYNEAPAAKARIAAIDFGVKRNILNELTEAGLEVEVLPNTFSADELIGRYDAKEIDGVFLSNGPGDPLVLKREQEEIKKLIERKIPLFGICLGHQLLSIAHGYDTHKLKFGHHGGNHPVKNIQTGMVEITAQNHNYNVPESVREIATVTHVNLFDNTIEGLRYNSGHVFSVQHHPESSPGPKESRYIFSEFLQLLQR; the protein is encoded by the coding sequence ATGCGTGATGTTTGGATTTATCTCGAAAACGGCACCTATCTCAGTGCCAAAAGTTTTGGTGCAGACACTACTGCTGTCGGGGAAATCGTTTTCAATACGTCGATGAGCGGATACCAAGAGATTATCACTGACCCTTCGTATGCAGGTCAGTTTGTTACCTTTACCATGCCGGAAATCGGGAATGTGGGAGTTAACAGTGAAGACATGGAAAGTTCTCGTGCTCACTGTAAAGGGATTATTGTTCGTCAATACCAACGCGATTATTCTTCGTTTCGTGCAGAGGAAGCATTGCATACCTTTTTGGAAAAACACGGGATTATCGGGATAACGGATATCGATACCCGCTATATCACTAAAATGCTCCGTAGCGAAGGGGCGATGATGATGATCGCCTCGACGAAGGTTTCGGATAAAGATGAACTCAAAAAAATGTTAGAGAGTTCACCTCGAATCGAAGAGATCAATTACATCGAAGAAGTGAGTACGAAAACCGCCTATACTCATCGCAACGGCATTTATGATCCGTTTAACTTCCGTTATAATGAGGCTCCTGCTGCTAAAGCACGTATTGCTGCAATCGATTTTGGGGTTAAACGCAATATCCTTAATGAACTCACTGAAGCGGGATTGGAAGTAGAAGTATTGCCGAACACCTTTAGTGCGGATGAGTTGATTGGACGTTATGACGCAAAAGAGATCGACGGTGTATTCCTCTCGAACGGTCCGGGAGATCCATTGGTATTGAAGCGTGAACAAGAAGAGATTAAAAAACTGATTGAGCGCAAAATCCCATTGTTTGGAATCTGTTTGGGGCATCAACTCCTCAGTATTGCACATGGATACGATACCCATAAACTGAAATTCGGTCATCACGGCGGAAATCATCCGGTCAAAAATATTCAAACGGGGATGGTAGAGATTACGGCTCAAAACCATAACTATAATGTACCCGAGTCTGTCCGTGAAATCGCGACAGTTACCCATGTAAATTTATTCGATAATACCATCGAAGGGCTACGCTATAATAGCGGTCATGTTTTCTCGGTACAACACCACCCTGAATCAAGTCCGGGACCTAAAGAGAGCCGTTACATTTTCAGCGAATTTCTTCAACTTCTTCAACGTTAA
- a CDS encoding DUF507 family protein: MKVSLTHVPHIATRIAVDLSRSGLVTMTKGLETTAKEAETILSTNIKKEMALEEKVKEIVNANEEQIDFYLADAYEDRYSDIAHQILDVLYEEDLINYDVSENRIKNIIFDAITGSIADSSEIESAVYEKIKSYKRNLIPGTDEYEIVYEKLYKDELVRRGMA, encoded by the coding sequence ATGAAGGTTTCACTGACACACGTACCCCATATCGCGACGCGAATCGCTGTCGATCTTAGCCGCAGCGGTTTGGTTACCATGACCAAAGGGCTTGAGACTACCGCCAAAGAGGCCGAGACCATCTTGAGCACTAACATTAAAAAAGAGATGGCTTTAGAAGAAAAAGTAAAAGAGATCGTCAATGCCAATGAAGAGCAGATCGATTTCTATCTCGCCGATGCGTATGAAGATCGTTATTCGGATATTGCTCACCAGATTCTCGATGTACTCTACGAAGAAGATTTGATTAATTACGATGTGAGTGAAAACCGTATTAAAAATATTATTTTCGATGCAATCACCGGATCAATCGCCGACTCCAGCGAAATTGAATCAGCTGTTTATGAAAAGATCAAAAGTTACAAACGCAATTTGATTCCAGGTACGGATGAATACGAGATCGTGTATGAAAAACTCTATAAAGATGAATTGGTTAGACGGGGGATGGCATAA
- a CDS encoding flagellar export protein FliJ has translation MGKSRYAPLVKLKKKSLDNAERALIGANNALSSASDKLNRAYEELSLMTLPTKGSVGEFTQATAMIHAQHQSIEEAQQTLQTAQKRQIQMRDRFKEAMVDFEKFKYLEVQEMNGQLKLLKDQEAKMLDEIGTMTYKREIL, from the coding sequence ATGGGCAAGTCGCGTTATGCGCCTTTAGTCAAACTCAAAAAGAAGAGTCTTGATAATGCCGAACGTGCTCTTATCGGTGCGAATAACGCACTCTCTTCTGCCTCAGACAAACTTAATCGAGCCTACGAAGAGCTTTCGCTCATGACATTGCCTACAAAAGGCTCCGTAGGAGAGTTCACCCAAGCAACGGCTATGATTCATGCGCAACATCAAAGTATTGAAGAAGCTCAGCAAACATTGCAAACAGCACAGAAGCGTCAAATACAAATGAGAGATCGTTTTAAAGAGGCTATGGTCGATTTTGAAAAATTTAAATATTTGGAAGTTCAAGAGATGAATGGACAACTCAAACTTCTTAAAGATCAAGAGGCTAAAATGCTTGATGAGATTGGGACAATGACCTATAAAAGAGAGATTTTATGA
- a CDS encoding adenylosuccinate synthetase, with amino-acid sequence MKADLIVGIQWGDEGKGKIVDLLAQKYDCVARYQGGHNAGHTIVVDGKTHALHLIPSGILNPKAINIIGNGVVVSPEALIKEMKQFDNLLGRLFVSESAHMILTFHTLIDQAKEKLRGEKAIGTTGRGIGPAYSEKIARAGFRLGELRDVTTLTNRVMEYFEQNSAIFQALEIALPSKEELTVELTTFAEALVPFLANTTQMAWKLMDEDKKILLEGAQGTMLDIDHGTYPYVTSSSTISAGACTGLGVNPKDIGEDHGEIGERLRKAGHEFGTTTGRPRRCGWFDAVACRYASRLNGCDDLSIMKLDVLDGFDEVQVCVAYEINGEVIDYMPLDLENVKPVYKTFAGWDKTEGVRRFEDLPSTAQEYLRAIEELTQTKIGMISTSPDRNDTITL; translated from the coding sequence ATGAAAGCAGATTTAATAGTCGGTATCCAGTGGGGTGACGAAGGAAAAGGGAAAATTGTTGATTTGCTCGCGCAAAAATACGATTGTGTTGCCCGTTATCAAGGGGGACATAATGCCGGTCATACCATCGTGGTTGATGGTAAAACGCACGCCCTTCACTTGATCCCGTCAGGGATTTTGAACCCGAAAGCGATCAACATCATCGGTAACGGTGTCGTTGTCTCTCCCGAAGCATTGATCAAAGAGATGAAACAATTTGATAATTTGCTTGGACGCTTGTTTGTCTCTGAATCGGCGCATATGATTTTGACGTTTCACACGTTGATCGACCAAGCAAAAGAGAAACTTCGCGGTGAAAAAGCGATCGGTACGACAGGTCGCGGTATCGGGCCTGCTTACAGCGAAAAAATCGCCCGTGCGGGATTCCGCCTCGGAGAGCTTCGCGATGTTACAACTCTTACAAACCGCGTAATGGAATATTTTGAACAAAATAGTGCAATTTTTCAAGCATTGGAAATTGCATTGCCGAGCAAAGAAGAATTGACGGTAGAGCTTACGACATTTGCAGAGGCATTGGTTCCATTTTTGGCAAACACAACCCAAATGGCGTGGAAACTCATGGATGAGGATAAAAAGATCCTCCTAGAGGGTGCGCAGGGGACGATGCTCGATATCGATCATGGAACTTATCCGTATGTCACCAGTTCATCGACGATTTCAGCCGGAGCGTGTACCGGTCTTGGGGTGAATCCAAAAGACATCGGTGAAGATCACGGAGAAATCGGTGAACGTTTACGCAAAGCGGGGCATGAATTCGGAACAACGACCGGACGTCCTCGCCGTTGTGGATGGTTTGACGCCGTAGCGTGTCGCTATGCGAGCCGTTTGAACGGATGCGATGATCTCTCTATTATGAAACTCGACGTATTGGACGGTTTCGATGAAGTTCAAGTGTGTGTTGCGTATGAAATCAACGGTGAAGTGATCGATTATATGCCGCTTGATTTGGAGAATGTGAAACCTGTCTATAAAACGTTTGCCGGATGGGATAAAACCGAAGGGGTTCGCCGATTTGAAGACCTTCCCTCAACGGCTCAGGAATATCTTCGTGCCATTGAAGAACTGACTCAAACTAAAATCGGTATGATTTCTACGTCACCGGATCGAAACGACACCATTACATTGTAA
- a CDS encoding ATP phosphoribosyltransferase regulatory subunit gives MVFEHEIPEGSKLYFAGTAKTKRIIEAKASTLLSDAGFEEILTPLFSYHQHMSVCDQRELIRVNDSENHPISLRADSTIDVVRILNKRLGGNTEHKKWFYIQPVYRYPADEQYQIGVEIIDEPNLSVALTQATRILNVLEFSPLLQISNINIPRILSEMLDLTLDDFRHVNIEKFLALKIDWLTRLVYMQHADEIDAVAAIVPDAIKPELLKIKELCEGLEYPNVVIAPLYYAKMLYYDELFFRVIEGNEMYAMGGRYKSDETVSVGFAIYTDALIDALHQ, from the coding sequence ATGGTATTTGAACACGAAATTCCTGAAGGGTCCAAGCTCTACTTTGCCGGAACGGCGAAGACCAAGCGAATCATAGAAGCCAAAGCAAGCACCCTGTTGAGCGATGCCGGATTTGAAGAGATATTAACACCGCTCTTTTCGTACCACCAGCACATGAGTGTCTGCGATCAGCGTGAGCTTATCCGTGTTAACGACAGTGAAAACCATCCGATCAGCCTTCGTGCCGATTCGACGATCGATGTGGTACGTATACTTAACAAACGTCTCGGCGGCAATACGGAACACAAAAAATGGTTCTATATCCAGCCGGTTTACCGTTATCCTGCGGATGAGCAGTATCAAATCGGGGTTGAGATTATCGATGAGCCGAACCTTTCGGTAGCGCTCACCCAAGCGACACGGATTCTCAATGTTTTGGAATTTTCGCCGTTATTGCAAATATCCAATATCAATATTCCTCGAATTCTCAGCGAGATGTTGGATCTGACGTTGGACGATTTCCGTCATGTAAACATCGAAAAATTTCTAGCTCTCAAAATCGACTGGTTGACTCGATTGGTCTACATGCAGCATGCCGATGAGATCGATGCAGTTGCGGCAATCGTACCCGATGCGATCAAACCGGAACTCCTGAAAATCAAAGAGCTGTGTGAGGGGCTGGAATATCCTAATGTAGTTATCGCTCCCCTTTATTACGCTAAAATGCTTTATTATGACGAGCTTTTTTTCCGCGTGATCGAAGGAAATGAAATGTACGCTATGGGCGGACGCTACAAAAGCGACGAGACGGTTTCCGTCGGATTCGCCATTTATACCGATGCGTTGATCGACGCATTACACCAATAA
- a CDS encoding aminotransferase class V-fold PLP-dependent enzyme, with protein MLLFTPGPTPVPESVRVAMAGETLHHRTPEFEAIFERTRTLLFELLGMDEVLMLASSGTGAMEGAVINLAHSKLLSINSGKFGERFGKIALAHGIANVEIKHEWDTPASVEEVQAALNANPDVDAIAIQICESAGGLRHSVEEIAAAVKAHNPSIMVIADGITAVGVEKIDVAIMGLSNAAIEKIGSGKGYYFNLATEIKNQRKNTTAWTAADKLYADTARRAYATREAMGAIGLSIYPTNPADSMTTVGDAACWAANAVELSLAAMGRRTYDGTANRVFNTVYFGL; from the coding sequence ATGTTACTTTTTACCCCCGGTCCTACCCCCGTACCTGAGTCTGTTCGTGTCGCGATGGCAGGCGAGACGCTTCATCACCGTACCCCTGAGTTCGAAGCGATATTTGAGCGAACCCGCACATTGTTGTTTGAACTCCTTGGGATGGATGAGGTGTTGATGTTGGCATCCTCAGGAACCGGAGCTATGGAAGGGGCAGTCATCAATCTCGCCCATTCCAAACTCCTCTCAATCAATTCGGGAAAATTCGGTGAGCGTTTCGGCAAGATTGCGCTAGCTCACGGGATTGCGAATGTCGAAATCAAGCACGAATGGGATACTCCTGCCAGTGTTGAGGAAGTTCAAGCGGCATTGAACGCTAACCCTGATGTCGATGCGATTGCGATTCAAATTTGTGAAAGTGCGGGCGGATTGCGCCACAGTGTTGAAGAAATTGCAGCGGCGGTTAAAGCACACAACCCATCCATCATGGTGATTGCAGATGGTATCACGGCGGTGGGCGTGGAGAAAATCGACGTCGCGATTATGGGGCTTTCCAATGCGGCGATAGAGAAAATCGGAAGCGGTAAAGGGTATTACTTTAACCTCGCTACCGAGATCAAAAATCAGCGTAAAAACACGACGGCATGGACAGCGGCAGATAAGTTGTACGCCGATACGGCGCGTCGGGCATATGCAACCCGCGAAGCGATGGGTGCGATCGGCCTCTCTATCTACCCAACCAATCCTGCCGATTCGATGACAACGGTAGGGGACGCTGCATGTTGGGCAGCTAACGCGGTGGAACTTTCTCTTGCTGCAATGGGCCGACGTACATATGACGGAACCGCGAACCGCGTGTTTAACACCGTCTATTTTGGACTCTGA